The Haloarcula sp. CBA1127 genomic interval CATCGCCCACGCCGGTGCGTTGAGGCCGGCCACGGGGACGCCGATAGCCGCCGCCCGGAAGAGCAGTTCCTCGACGACGGCGATGACCGGCAGGACACCGCCCAGCAGGACGACCCAGCCCCCGGCTGAGTCCGGAGCGAGCAGTTCCCGCAGCGACTCGTCGAAGGTGACGCCGAAACCGTCTGCCAGCGCAGCGGCACCCTCGTTCCCGACCCAGAAGCCGACCCCAGCGCCGATACCGATGGCCATTGCTGGCAGCCCTGTCGAAAGTGCGTCACTGGTGATTCCGAATGCACTGGCCGGGATTTCGAAATAAAACGCGCCGGCGACTAGCAGCACGCCGAACAGCCCCTGTGTGAACGCGACGTTGGCAAGCAACGCCCCTGTCGAGACATCGCTCGGAGCGAGCGTGTCGCGCATCTGCTGTCGCTGGGCCGCCGCTCGTTGGGTTTCGAACCGTGGGATCGTCGGGTCCCTGTCGGCCATTGAGACGCCGTCAACTGTGGACGAGACGCCGCCGTCGGACCGGACGGCTCCCTGCGAGAGCCGTGCGAGACCGAGAAGCGCGGTTAAAAGAAACCCCGTCAGGCCGACAAATGCGGCCCACTCGGGCATTTATTGCGGACTTGGACTGCCGCCCTGCCGGCCGACCTCGTGGTCGAGTGCCTTGCCCGTGATGGACTTGAGGCGGTCGACCAGCGAGTCCTTCTCGGCTTCGCCGGCGAGTGCGACCTCGAGGACCTCGGAGATGTGCGAGACGGGAATGATCTCGATCATGTCCTCGTACTCGTCCTCGATCATCACGTCCTGCGTGTTCGCCTCGGGGATGATGACCGTATCGAGGCCGGACTTGGCGGCCGCCTCGATCTTGTGCGTGACACCGCCGACCGGGAGCACGTCACCCCGGACCGACAGTGAGCCAGTCATGGCGAGGTTCTGCTTGATCGGAACGTCTTCTATCGCGGAGATAACCGCGGTGGCGACGGTGATAGAGGCGGAGTCGCCGTCGACGCCGCCTTCACCGGCCTGGACGAACTGGATGTGAACGTCCTTCTCGGAGATGTCCTCGTCAGAGAACTTCTTGATGATCGCCGAGACGTTCTGGACAGCCTCTTCGGCCATCTCCTTGAGCTGTCCCGTGGCGATGACCTGCCCGGGGCCCTGTGACGGGCTGACCTCGGCCATCACGGGGAGGACGATACCGCTGTCCTCGCCCATGACGGCGAGCCCGTTGACGCGGCCGACTACGTCGCCCTGATTGACGGTGAGCTCGTAGTCCTTGCGGCGCTCGATGTAGTTGTCCGCGAGCTGTTGCTCGATGGACCGGGAGCGTCGTTTGGCCTGCAGGACATCTGCGCGCTCGGTGCGGTCGCGGTC includes:
- a CDS encoding CPBP family intramembrane glutamic endopeptidase, translating into MPEWAAFVGLTGFLLTALLGLARLSQGAVRSDGGVSSTVDGVSMADRDPTIPRFETQRAAAQRQQMRDTLAPSDVSTGALLANVAFTQGLFGVLLVAGAFYFEIPASAFGITSDALSTGLPAMAIGIGAGVGFWVGNEGAAALADGFGVTFDESLRELLAPDSAGGWVVLLGGVLPVIAVVEELLFRAAAIGVPVAGLNAPAWAMAIVASVAFALGHGAQGRVGIVVTGTLGLALAGLFIATNSLLAVVVAHYLVNALELIVHEGLGVDRFWA